The Pseudomonas baetica genome includes a region encoding these proteins:
- a CDS encoding tetratricopeptide repeat protein, with product MNRTGRTLALGCLLLLQPLLAHAQAGGNSLLIPAMGRCTLNTQPQDVTQALAACQKAADEGDAQAQYELGEFYYDGKNAPRDLNQALSYFEKASLQGHAQAQFKLGTMFFHGEGVQANNIQAYIVLKMAAVNGAEDALDTADEVSEKMSREDLETATQVLGQIFRKYLMELQSADGRTPFSPLP from the coding sequence ATGAACCGCACCGGCCGCACCCTTGCCTTGGGCTGCCTGTTGCTCCTTCAGCCCCTGCTCGCGCATGCACAAGCAGGCGGCAACTCGTTGTTGATCCCGGCGATGGGTCGTTGCACCCTCAATACTCAGCCGCAAGACGTCACGCAGGCCTTGGCCGCGTGTCAAAAAGCGGCGGACGAAGGGGATGCGCAAGCGCAATACGAGTTGGGTGAGTTCTACTACGACGGCAAGAATGCGCCGCGTGACCTCAATCAAGCCCTGAGCTATTTCGAAAAGGCCTCATTGCAAGGCCACGCTCAGGCACAGTTCAAGCTCGGCACCATGTTCTTCCACGGTGAAGGTGTGCAGGCCAATAATATTCAGGCGTACATCGTGCTGAAGATGGCCGCAGTCAACGGCGCTGAAGATGCGCTGGACACCGCCGACGAAGTCTCGGAAAAAATGTCCCGCGAAGATCTCGAAACCGCTACTCAGGTACTCGGGCAAATTTTCCGTAAATACCTGATGGAATTGCAGAGCGCCGATGGGCGTACGCCTTTCTCGCCTCTTCCCTGA
- a CDS encoding PhoH family protein, giving the protein MNAPIEPHRFILEPFEARRFANLCGQFDEHLRLIEQRLTIEIRNRGNQFELIGDPKLTTSAENLIRRLYRETKGSELSPDTVHLFLQESAVVELDNHAPAEASVALRTKKGMIRPRGLNQLRYVKEILGNDINFGIGPAGTGKTYLAVACAVDALEREQIRRILLVRPAVEAGEKLGFLPGDLSQKIDPYLRPLYDALYEMLGFEYVAKLIERQVIEVAPLAYMRGRTLNNSFIILDESQNTTVEQMKMFLTRIGFGSTAVITGDITQVDLPKGTKSGLHHVIEVLKDVPGISFTHFQPKDVVRHPLVQRIVEAYERFENRDEAPKDTSRNA; this is encoded by the coding sequence TTGAACGCACCCATAGAACCACATCGTTTTATCCTCGAGCCCTTTGAGGCTCGCCGCTTCGCCAATCTGTGCGGGCAATTCGACGAGCATCTGCGCTTGATCGAACAGCGCCTGACTATCGAGATCCGCAACCGCGGAAACCAGTTCGAACTGATCGGCGATCCCAAGCTCACCACGTCTGCGGAAAATCTGATCCGTCGCCTGTACCGGGAAACCAAAGGTTCAGAGCTGTCGCCAGATACGGTTCACCTGTTCCTCCAGGAATCGGCCGTCGTAGAACTGGACAACCACGCCCCTGCCGAAGCCTCCGTCGCCCTGCGCACCAAGAAAGGCATGATTCGCCCACGCGGCTTGAATCAATTGCGCTACGTGAAGGAAATCCTCGGCAACGACATCAACTTCGGCATCGGCCCGGCCGGTACCGGCAAGACCTATCTCGCTGTGGCTTGTGCGGTCGATGCGCTGGAGCGCGAACAGATTCGGCGCATCCTGCTGGTGCGTCCGGCGGTTGAGGCGGGTGAAAAACTCGGTTTCCTGCCCGGCGACCTGTCGCAGAAGATCGACCCGTACCTGCGCCCGCTCTACGACGCACTCTACGAAATGCTCGGCTTCGAATACGTGGCCAAGCTGATCGAGCGCCAGGTGATCGAAGTCGCGCCGCTGGCCTACATGCGCGGCCGCACGCTGAACAACAGCTTCATCATTCTCGACGAAAGCCAGAACACCACCGTCGAGCAAATGAAAATGTTCCTGACCCGGATCGGCTTCGGCTCGACCGCGGTCATTACCGGCGACATCACCCAGGTCGACTTGCCGAAAGGCACCAAATCCGGTCTGCACCACGTGATCGAGGTGTTGAAAGACGTGCCCGGCATCAGCTTTACGCACTTCCAGCCTAAAGACGTCGTGCGCCATCCTTTGGTACAGCGGATCGTCGAAGCCTACGAGCGCTTCGAAAACCGTGACGAAGCGCCCAAGGACACCTCGCGAAATGCTTGA
- the miaB gene encoding tRNA (N6-isopentenyl adenosine(37)-C2)-methylthiotransferase MiaB, which yields MAKKLYIETHGCQMNEYDSSRMVDLLGEHQALEVTARAEDADVILLNTCSIRERAQDRVYSQLGRWRELKLANPEMVIAVGGCVASQEGAAIRDRAPYVDVVFGPQTLHRLPEMIDAARSTKLPQVDVSFPEIEKFDHLPEPRIDGPSAYVSVMEGCSKYCTFCVVPYTRGEEVSRPFDDVIAEIIHLAENGVREVTLLGQNVNGYRGTTHDGRLADLAELIRVVAAVDGIDRIRYTTSHPLEFSDSLIQAHADVPELVKHLHLPVQSGSDRILAAMKRNHTALEYKSKLRKLRAAVPGICISSDFIVGFPGETEKDFEQTMKLIADVGFDFSYSFVYSQRPGTPAADLADDTPEELKKERLNALQHRLNQQGFEISRQMVGSIQRILVTDYSKKDPGELQGRTENNRIVNFRCDNPTLIGQFADVHIDAAQPHSLRGSLIQ from the coding sequence ATGGCCAAGAAGCTTTACATCGAAACCCACGGTTGCCAGATGAACGAGTACGACAGCTCGCGCATGGTCGATCTGCTGGGTGAACATCAGGCCCTGGAAGTCACCGCGCGTGCGGAAGACGCCGACGTGATTCTGCTCAACACCTGCTCGATCCGCGAGCGCGCCCAGGATCGGGTGTACTCGCAGCTCGGCCGCTGGCGCGAACTGAAACTGGCCAACCCGGAGATGGTGATCGCCGTCGGCGGTTGCGTGGCAAGCCAGGAAGGCGCGGCGATCCGCGATCGCGCCCCTTATGTCGACGTTGTTTTCGGCCCGCAAACGCTGCACCGCCTGCCGGAGATGATCGACGCCGCACGCAGCACCAAACTGCCGCAAGTCGACGTCTCGTTCCCGGAAATCGAAAAATTCGACCATTTGCCCGAGCCGCGCATCGACGGCCCGAGCGCCTATGTGTCGGTGATGGAAGGTTGCAGCAAGTACTGCACGTTCTGCGTGGTGCCCTACACCCGCGGCGAAGAAGTCAGCCGGCCGTTCGACGACGTGATCGCCGAGATCATCCACCTGGCCGAAAACGGCGTACGCGAAGTGACCCTGCTGGGGCAGAACGTCAACGGCTATCGCGGCACCACCCATGACGGCCGTCTGGCGGATCTCGCCGAGCTGATCCGTGTGGTCGCCGCCGTCGATGGCATCGACCGCATCCGCTACACCACTTCGCATCCGCTGGAGTTCTCCGACAGCCTGATCCAGGCTCACGCCGACGTGCCGGAGCTGGTGAAACATCTGCACTTGCCGGTGCAATCGGGTTCGGACCGGATTCTGGCGGCGATGAAACGCAACCACACCGCACTGGAGTACAAATCCAAGCTACGCAAACTGCGTGCGGCGGTACCGGGGATCTGCATCAGCTCGGACTTCATCGTCGGTTTCCCCGGCGAGACCGAGAAAGATTTCGAGCAGACCATGAAGCTGATTGCCGACGTCGGCTTCGACTTTTCCTACTCCTTCGTCTACAGCCAGCGCCCGGGTACTCCCGCCGCTGATCTGGCCGATGACACCCCGGAAGAGTTGAAGAAAGAGCGTCTGAATGCACTGCAACATCGCCTGAATCAGCAAGGCTTCGAGATCAGCCGACAAATGGTCGGTTCGATCCAGCGGATTCTGGTGACCGATTACTCGAAAAAAGACCCTGGCGAACTGCAAGGGCGTACCGAGAATAATCGAATCGTCAACTTCCGCTGCGACAATCCAACCCTGATCGGCCAGTTCGCCGACGTGCACATTGATGCGGCACAACCGCACTCGCTGCGTGGTTCGTTGATCCAGTAA
- a CDS encoding YdcF family protein has translation MPFRYFVKQLLLPPGILLLLLLAAWWLRRSRPRLAGLCFAIGFGGFWLMSLPVVVQWGAKALEREPPLAREEWATLAQRADAIVVLGSGRERGDLAWGEDQPTGVGLERQRYAARLAKASGLPILTSGGLHYGTPPTEAKLMADSLLDDFGVTVRWQEGESRTTWENAKFSADMLLPQGIKRVVVVTQAWHMPRSVWSFEKAGFEVVPAPVGFLGTDNARPLGGWMPEFKSIWQSGQLLNEAVGQVGYSLFYRSEAVAD, from the coding sequence ATGCCTTTTCGTTATTTCGTCAAACAACTTCTATTGCCGCCCGGCATTCTTTTACTGCTGTTGCTGGCTGCTTGGTGGCTACGCCGCTCTCGTCCGCGCCTCGCAGGGTTGTGTTTTGCCATCGGTTTTGGCGGGTTCTGGCTGATGAGCTTGCCGGTGGTCGTGCAATGGGGCGCCAAAGCCCTCGAGCGCGAGCCGCCCTTGGCCCGGGAAGAGTGGGCGACCTTGGCGCAACGTGCTGATGCGATTGTGGTGCTCGGTTCCGGTCGTGAGCGCGGTGATCTGGCCTGGGGCGAGGATCAGCCGACCGGCGTGGGGCTTGAACGTCAGCGTTATGCGGCACGCCTGGCCAAGGCGTCGGGGCTGCCGATTCTGACCAGTGGCGGCTTGCATTACGGCACGCCGCCGACCGAGGCGAAATTGATGGCTGACTCGTTGCTGGATGACTTCGGCGTGACGGTGCGTTGGCAAGAGGGCGAGAGCCGTACCACGTGGGAGAACGCCAAGTTCAGTGCCGACATGTTGTTGCCGCAGGGGATCAAGCGTGTAGTTGTGGTGACTCAGGCCTGGCACATGCCGAGATCGGTCTGGAGTTTCGAGAAGGCGGGATTTGAAGTAGTGCCGGCACCGGTCGGGTTTTTGGGTACGGATAACGCGAGGCCGCTGGGTGGCTGGATGCCGGAATTCAAGTCGATCTGGCAGAGCGGGCAGTTGCTGAATGAGGCGGTGGGGCAGGTGGGGTATTCACTGTTTTACCGGAGTGAAGCGGTCGCCGATTGA
- the ybeY gene encoding rRNA maturation RNase YbeY, with protein MLELDLQIATEASAPDEADFRLWCELALRQRTADSEMTIRLVDEEEGRELNHTWRHKDYATNVLSFPAEVPDEFLDIPLLGDLVICVAVVEREAAEQGKELKAHWAHLVIHGCLHLLGYDHIDDEEAEEMEALERELLAELGYPDPYADDEPDTSPIVTTKDSE; from the coding sequence ATGCTTGAGCTAGACCTGCAAATCGCGACTGAAGCGAGCGCGCCGGATGAGGCCGACTTCCGCCTGTGGTGCGAACTGGCCCTGCGCCAGCGCACTGCCGACTCGGAAATGACCATTCGTCTGGTCGACGAGGAAGAAGGCCGCGAACTCAATCACACCTGGCGCCACAAGGACTACGCGACCAACGTCCTGTCGTTCCCCGCCGAAGTGCCCGACGAGTTTCTCGATATCCCGCTGCTGGGCGATCTGGTGATCTGCGTGGCGGTGGTCGAGCGCGAAGCTGCCGAACAAGGCAAGGAACTAAAGGCCCACTGGGCGCATCTGGTCATTCACGGCTGCTTGCATCTGCTCGGTTACGACCATATAGATGACGAGGAAGCCGAAGAAATGGAAGCGCTGGAACGCGAGTTGCTTGCTGAACTGGGCTACCCCGATCCGTACGCGGACGACGAACCCGACACATCCCCTATCGTTACAACAAAGGATTCAGAGTAA
- a CDS encoding HlyC/CorC family transporter translates to MSEDRSSNGQKSWLGKLTQAFAHEPKNRQELLELLRDAHQNKLLDSEALAIVEGAIQVADLQVRDIMVPRSQMISIKATQTPREFLPAVVDSAHSRYPVIGESHDDVMGVLLAKDLLPLILKENGDSFNIKDLLRPATFVPESKRLNVLLREFRANHNHMAIVIDEYGGVAGLVTIEDVLEQIVGDIEDEHDVEEDSYIKPLPSGDFLIKALTPIENFNEFFDSEFSDDEFDTVGGLVMSAFGHLPKRNEITEIGAYRFRILNADSRRIHLLRLTPIAR, encoded by the coding sequence ATGAGCGAAGATCGATCGAGCAACGGGCAGAAGTCATGGCTGGGTAAACTGACCCAGGCTTTTGCCCACGAGCCGAAGAACCGTCAGGAGCTGCTTGAGCTGCTGCGCGATGCACATCAGAACAAACTGCTGGACAGCGAAGCGCTGGCCATCGTCGAAGGCGCCATTCAGGTGGCTGACCTGCAAGTACGCGACATCATGGTGCCGCGTTCGCAGATGATCAGCATCAAGGCGACCCAGACACCCCGCGAATTCCTCCCCGCCGTGGTCGACTCGGCCCACTCGCGCTACCCGGTCATCGGCGAAAGCCACGACGACGTGATGGGCGTGCTGCTGGCCAAGGATCTGCTGCCGCTGATCCTCAAGGAGAACGGCGACAGCTTCAACATCAAGGATCTGCTGCGCCCGGCCACGTTCGTGCCGGAGTCCAAGCGTCTGAACGTGTTGCTGCGTGAGTTCCGCGCCAACCACAACCACATGGCCATCGTCATCGACGAATACGGCGGCGTGGCGGGTCTGGTGACCATCGAAGACGTGCTCGAACAGATCGTCGGCGACATCGAAGACGAGCACGACGTCGAAGAAGACAGCTACATCAAGCCGCTGCCCAGCGGTGACTTCCTGATCAAGGCGCTGACGCCGATCGAGAACTTCAACGAGTTCTTCGACAGCGAGTTCTCGGACGATGAGTTCGACACCGTCGGCGGTCTGGTGATGAGCGCGTTCGGGCACTTGCCAAAACGTAACGAAATCACTGAAATCGGCGCCTATCGTTTCCGCATCCTGAACGCCGACAGCCGTCGGATTCACTTGCTGCGACTCACGCCAATCGCTCGGTAA
- the lnt gene encoding apolipoprotein N-acyltransferase has translation MRWTTRPGWPGNLLAVAAGAITTFALAPFDIWPLALLAVGLFYAGLRELSPRQALGRGWCFGFGLFGAGTSWIYYSIHHFGGASVLLAGFLMLLFTAAIAFFFALPAWLWARWLRRNEAPLADALAFAALWVAQEAFRGWFLTGFPWLYSGYSQLDGPLSGLAPVGGMWLVSFVLALTAALIYNAPRLLQTGRKAFVAAGLLLLVGPWVAGIALKGHAWTSPSGAPLTVAAIQGNVAQSMKWDPAELNAQLALYRDLSFRSKPVDLLIWPETAVPVLKESAEGYLNMMGTFAAERKSALITGVPIRQTVHHERRFFNGITVVGEGDGTYLKQKLVPFGEYVPLQDVLRGLIAFFDLPMSDFARGPADQALLQAKGYQIAPFICYEVVYPEFAASLSARSDLLLTISNDTWFGTSIGPLQHLQMAQMRALEAGRWMIRATNNGVTGLINPFGQITEQIPQFEQGVLYGEVVPMHNLTPYLQWRSWPLIIVCVLLFGWALMASRISKTL, from the coding sequence CTGCGCTGGACAACCCGCCCCGGCTGGCCCGGTAACCTGCTGGCCGTGGCGGCCGGTGCAATCACCACGTTCGCTCTGGCACCCTTCGATATCTGGCCGCTGGCTCTGCTGGCGGTCGGTTTGTTCTATGCCGGCCTGCGCGAGCTAAGCCCGCGCCAGGCGCTGGGCCGTGGCTGGTGCTTCGGTTTCGGCCTGTTCGGCGCCGGTACCAGTTGGATTTACTACAGCATTCATCATTTCGGCGGCGCTTCGGTGCTGTTGGCCGGATTCCTGATGCTGCTGTTTACCGCAGCGATTGCCTTTTTCTTCGCCCTCCCCGCCTGGCTGTGGGCACGCTGGTTGCGCCGCAATGAGGCGCCGCTGGCCGATGCCTTGGCGTTCGCTGCGCTATGGGTCGCTCAGGAGGCGTTTCGCGGTTGGTTCCTGACCGGTTTCCCGTGGCTCTACTCCGGTTACAGTCAGCTCGACGGGCCGCTGTCCGGTCTGGCGCCGGTGGGTGGCATGTGGCTGGTGTCGTTCGTCCTGGCGCTGACCGCTGCGCTGATCTACAACGCGCCGCGTCTGCTGCAAACCGGTCGCAAGGCTTTTGTTGCGGCTGGCCTGCTGTTGCTGGTCGGGCCATGGGTGGCGGGCATCGCGCTCAAGGGCCACGCCTGGACCAGCCCGTCCGGTGCGCCGCTGACCGTCGCGGCGATTCAGGGCAACGTCGCGCAAAGCATGAAATGGGACCCGGCAGAACTCAACGCGCAACTGGCGTTGTACCGCGACCTGAGTTTCCGTTCCAAACCGGTGGATCTGCTGATCTGGCCGGAAACCGCCGTCCCCGTGCTCAAGGAGTCCGCCGAGGGTTACCTGAACATGATGGGCACCTTCGCCGCCGAGCGTAAATCGGCGTTGATTACCGGCGTACCCATTCGCCAAACGGTGCATCACGAAAGACGCTTCTTCAACGGCATCACCGTGGTCGGTGAAGGCGATGGCACTTACCTGAAGCAGAAACTGGTGCCATTCGGCGAATACGTACCGTTGCAAGACGTATTGCGCGGGCTGATCGCTTTCTTCGACCTGCCGATGTCCGACTTCGCTCGCGGCCCGGCCGATCAGGCATTGCTGCAAGCCAAGGGTTATCAGATCGCGCCGTTCATCTGCTACGAAGTGGTCTATCCGGAGTTCGCCGCCAGCCTCTCGGCGCGCAGTGATCTGTTGCTGACGATCAGCAACGACACCTGGTTCGGCACCTCGATCGGCCCGCTGCAACACTTGCAGATGGCGCAAATGCGCGCGCTGGAAGCTGGACGCTGGATGATCCGTGCGACCAACAACGGCGTGACCGGATTGATCAACCCGTTCGGGCAGATCACCGAACAGATTCCGCAGTTCGAACAGGGCGTGCTGTACGGCGAGGTGGTGCCGATGCACAACCTGACGCCCTATCTGCAATGGCGTTCGTGGCCGCTGATCATTGTGTGCGTGCTGTTGTTTGGCTGGGCACTGATGGCCAGCCGGATCTCGAAAACCCTTTAA
- a CDS encoding DUF1820 family protein, producing the protein MTKREAPIYKVIFLNQGQVFEMYAKQIYQSDLWGFLEVEEFVFGERTQVVVDPSEEKLKAQFEGVVRSFVPMHSIVRIDEVERLGTPKISEARGAVGNVMPFPMPMPEK; encoded by the coding sequence ATGACCAAACGCGAAGCTCCAATCTACAAGGTGATTTTCCTCAACCAGGGCCAGGTGTTCGAAATGTACGCCAAGCAGATCTATCAAAGTGATCTGTGGGGTTTCCTGGAAGTGGAAGAGTTCGTCTTTGGCGAGCGCACGCAAGTGGTCGTCGATCCGAGCGAAGAAAAGCTCAAGGCGCAGTTCGAAGGCGTGGTGCGCAGCTTTGTGCCGATGCATTCGATCGTGCGTATCGACGAGGTCGAGCGTCTGGGCACGCCGAAAATCAGCGAAGCCCGCGGCGCGGTCGGCAATGTGATGCCGTTTCCGATGCCGATGCCTGAGAAGTAA
- the leuS gene encoding leucine--tRNA ligase, which produces MHEQYQPREIEAAAQSFWDEQKSFEVSEQPGKETFYCLSMFPYPSGKLHMGHVRNYTIGDVISRYQRMQGKNVLQPMGWDAFGMPAENAAMKNNVAPAKWTYENIAYMKTQLRSLGLAVDWSREVTTCKPDYYRWEQWLFTRLFEKGVIYRKNGTVNWDPIDQTVLANEQVIDGRGWRSGALIEKREIPMYYFKITAYADELLESLDELTGWPEQVKTMQRNWIGKSRGMEVQFPYNVDSIGEAGTLKVFTTRPDTLMGATYVAVAAEHPLATQAAQNNPELQAFIAECKGGSVAEADVATQEKKGLPTGLFVEHPLSGEKLPVWVANYVLMHYGDGAVMAVPAHDERDFEFAHKYNLPVKSVVRTSSGDSNPAPWQDAYGEHGTLINSGEFDGLDFAGAFDAIEVALIKKQLGASRTQFRLRDWGISRQRYWGCPIPIIHCDACGDVPVPEDQLPVVLPEDVVPDGAGSPLARMPEFYECSCPKCGQPAKRETDTMDTFVESSWYYARYASPHFEGGLVEKSAADHWLPVDQYIGGIEHAILHLLYARFFHKLMRDEGLVSSNEPFKNLLTQGMVIAETYYRREANGAYTWFNPADVELERDSKAKVISAKLIADGLPVEIGGTEKMAKSKNNGVDPQSMIDQFGADTCRLFMMFASPPDMSAEWSDSGVEGSHRFLKRVWRLAQAHVTQGLPGKLDVAGLNDEQKAVRRSIHLAIKQASHDVGQNHKFNTAIAQVMTLMNVLEKAAQGTEQDRALIQEGLEAVTLLLAPITPHISHELWNQLGHADPVIDAGWPAVDETALVQDSLTLVIQVNGKLRGQIEMPASATREEVEAAARANENVLRFVDGLTIRKVIVVPGKLVNIVAS; this is translated from the coding sequence ATGCACGAACAATATCAGCCCCGTGAAATCGAAGCCGCCGCCCAGTCGTTCTGGGACGAGCAAAAGTCCTTTGAAGTCAGTGAACAGCCAGGCAAGGAGACTTTCTACTGCCTGTCGATGTTCCCTTACCCCAGCGGCAAGCTACACATGGGGCACGTGCGCAACTACACCATCGGCGACGTGATCTCCCGCTACCAGCGCATGCAAGGCAAGAACGTTCTGCAACCGATGGGTTGGGACGCCTTCGGCATGCCGGCAGAAAACGCCGCGATGAAAAACAACGTCGCGCCGGCCAAGTGGACCTACGAAAACATCGCCTACATGAAAACCCAGCTGCGTAGCCTGGGCCTGGCGGTGGACTGGTCGCGCGAAGTGACCACCTGCAAGCCGGATTACTACCGCTGGGAACAATGGCTGTTCACTCGCCTGTTCGAAAAAGGTGTGATCTACCGTAAAAACGGCACCGTGAACTGGGACCCGATCGATCAGACCGTTCTGGCCAACGAACAGGTGATCGACGGTCGCGGCTGGCGTTCCGGCGCGCTGATCGAAAAGCGCGAAATCCCGATGTACTACTTCAAGATCACCGCCTACGCGGATGAGCTGCTGGAGAGCCTCGACGAACTGACTGGCTGGCCGGAACAGGTCAAGACCATGCAGCGCAACTGGATCGGCAAATCCCGCGGCATGGAAGTGCAGTTTCCGTACAACGTCGACTCCATCGGCGAAGCCGGCACTCTGAAAGTCTTCACTACCCGTCCGGACACCCTGATGGGCGCGACCTACGTCGCCGTGGCCGCCGAACACCCGCTGGCCACTCAGGCGGCGCAGAACAACCCTGAGCTGCAAGCGTTCATCGCTGAATGCAAAGGCGGCAGCGTCGCTGAAGCCGACGTCGCCACCCAAGAGAAAAAAGGCCTGCCGACCGGCCTGTTCGTCGAGCACCCGCTGAGCGGTGAAAAACTGCCAGTCTGGGTCGCCAACTATGTGTTGATGCACTACGGCGATGGCGCAGTAATGGCTGTGCCGGCGCACGACGAGCGCGATTTCGAATTCGCTCACAAGTACAACCTGCCGGTGAAATCGGTCGTGCGTACCAGCTCCGGCGACAGCAACCCGGCCCCATGGCAAGACGCCTACGGCGAGCACGGCACGCTGATCAACTCCGGCGAGTTCGACGGCCTCGACTTCGCCGGCGCGTTCGACGCCATCGAAGTCGCCCTGATCAAGAAACAACTGGGCGCCTCGCGCACCCAGTTCCGTCTGCGCGACTGGGGCATCAGCCGTCAGCGCTACTGGGGCTGTCCGATCCCGATCATCCACTGCGATGCCTGCGGTGACGTGCCGGTGCCGGAAGATCAACTGCCTGTCGTGCTGCCAGAAGACGTGGTGCCGGATGGCGCCGGTTCGCCGCTGGCGCGCATGCCTGAGTTCTACGAGTGCAGCTGCCCGAAATGCGGCCAGCCTGCCAAGCGTGAAACCGACACCATGGACACCTTCGTCGAGTCGTCGTGGTATTACGCACGTTACGCCTCGCCGCACTTTGAAGGCGGCCTGGTGGAAAAATCCGCGGCCGATCACTGGCTGCCGGTCGACCAATACATCGGCGGTATCGAACACGCGATTCTGCACCTGCTCTACGCGCGCTTCTTCCACAAACTGATGCGCGACGAAGGTCTGGTCAGCTCCAACGAGCCGTTCAAGAACCTGCTGACCCAAGGCATGGTGATCGCCGAGACTTACTATCGTCGCGAAGCCAACGGTGCCTACACCTGGTTCAACCCGGCGGACGTCGAACTTGAACGTGACAGCAAAGCCAAAGTCATCAGCGCCAAGCTGATTGCCGACGGTCTGCCGGTGGAAATCGGCGGCACCGAGAAGATGGCCAAGTCGAAGAACAACGGCGTTGACCCACAGTCGATGATCGACCAGTTCGGTGCCGACACTTGCCGTCTGTTCATGATGTTCGCCTCGCCACCTGACATGAGCGCGGAATGGTCCGACTCCGGCGTTGAGGGTTCGCACCGTTTCCTCAAACGTGTCTGGCGTCTGGCTCAGGCCCACGTTACTCAGGGTCTGCCGGGCAAACTTGACGTTGCCGGCCTGAACGACGAGCAGAAAGCCGTGCGTCGCTCGATCCATCTGGCGATCAAGCAGGCAAGCCACGACGTTGGCCAGAACCACAAATTCAACACCGCCATCGCTCAGGTGATGACGCTGATGAACGTGCTGGAAAAAGCTGCGCAAGGCACCGAACAGGATCGCGCGTTGATTCAGGAAGGTCTGGAAGCCGTGACCTTGCTGCTGGCTCCGATCACTCCGCACATCAGCCATGAGTTGTGGAACCAACTGGGCCACGCCGATCCGGTGATCGACGCCGGTTGGCCAGCAGTGGACGAAACTGCGCTGGTGCAGGACAGCCTGACCCTGGTCATCCAGGTCAACGGCAAACTGCGTGGCCAGATCGAAATGCCGGCCAGCGCAACGCGTGAAGAAGTTGAAGCGGCAGCGCGCGCCAACGAAAACGTACTGCGTTTCGTCGACGGCCTGACTATTCGTAAAGTGATCGTAGTGCCCGGGAAACTGGTCAATATCGTCGCCAGCTAA